One genomic segment of Gammaproteobacteria bacterium includes these proteins:
- a CDS encoding regulatory protein RecX codes for MTTDIYNKAMHLLALREHSRKELQHKLLLRDYALPDVLRVLDEFAEKKLQSDERFAEAYVHSRRLKGCGPERIQMELQQRGVADELICAAVDSENEIWRETAARVYQKKFGKNDPKTFPEKVKRQQFMRYRGFNSRHIKFLRDEP; via the coding sequence ATGACAACAGATATCTATAATAAAGCAATGCATTTATTGGCCTTGCGTGAGCATAGTCGTAAAGAATTACAGCATAAGCTGTTACTGCGCGACTATGCCCTCCCTGATGTGTTGCGAGTATTGGATGAATTCGCAGAAAAAAAGCTGCAATCGGATGAACGCTTTGCCGAAGCCTATGTCCACTCGCGACGTTTAAAGGGTTGCGGGCCAGAGCGCATCCAAATGGAATTACAGCAACGCGGTGTTGCCGATGAATTAATCTGCGCTGCAGTTGATAGTGAGAATGAAATATGGCGAGAGACGGCGGCTCGTGTCTATCAAAAAAAATTTGGAAAGAATGATCCAAAAACCTTCCCAGAAAAAGTAAAACGACAACAGTTTATGCGCTATCGCGGATTTAACTCGCGGCATATAAAATTTTTAAGAGATGAACCATGA
- the recA gene encoding recombinase RecA: protein MADDNRQKALLAALSQIEKQFGKGSVMRMGDHPVQPDIEAISTGSLGLDIALGIGGLPKGRVVEIYGPESSGKTTLTLQTIAEAQKKGGVCAFVDAEHALDLSYARKLGVNVDDLLVSQPDTGEQALEIVDMLVRSGGVDMVVIDSVAALTPKAEIEGDMGDSHMGLQARLMSQALRKLTGNIKRTNCLVVFINQIRMKIGVMFGSPETTTGGNALKFYASVRLDIRRIGAVKKGEEIIGSETRVKVLKNKVAPPFKQAEFEILYDQGISRVGEILTLGVQIEVIDKSGAWYSYQGTRIGQGKENVGEYLREHPEMAKEIEAKIRAHFFAATKVAASDSEAEEI from the coding sequence ATGGCGGACGATAATCGACAAAAAGCGCTGTTGGCGGCGTTGAGTCAAATTGAGAAGCAGTTTGGTAAGGGCTCGGTCATGCGCATGGGCGATCACCCTGTGCAACCGGATATTGAAGCGATTTCAACCGGATCTTTAGGTCTTGATATTGCTTTGGGGATTGGCGGTTTACCGAAGGGCCGTGTTGTAGAAATTTATGGACCTGAATCTTCAGGTAAAACCACATTGACCCTGCAAACCATTGCTGAAGCGCAAAAGAAAGGCGGCGTTTGTGCGTTTGTCGATGCAGAACATGCATTGGATTTAAGTTATGCACGCAAGTTGGGCGTGAACGTTGATGATCTTTTAGTATCGCAACCCGATACGGGCGAGCAAGCGCTAGAAATTGTTGATATGCTGGTGCGTTCTGGTGGCGTGGATATGGTCGTCATTGACTCTGTGGCTGCATTGACGCCGAAAGCTGAAATTGAAGGCGATATGGGCGACTCACATATGGGTCTTCAAGCGCGATTGATGTCACAAGCGCTGCGTAAGTTGACCGGTAATATCAAGCGTACCAATTGTTTAGTGGTCTTCATTAACCAAATTCGTATGAAAATTGGCGTGATGTTTGGTAGTCCAGAAACAACGACAGGTGGTAATGCATTAAAATTCTATGCCTCTGTTCGACTCGATATTCGTCGTATTGGTGCGGTGAAAAAAGGCGAAGAAATCATCGGTAGTGAAACACGTGTTAAAGTGTTGAAGAATAAAGTGGCTCCTCCGTTCAAACAAGCTGAGTTTGAAATTCTTTATGATCAAGGTATTTCTCGCGTCGGCGAAATTCTGACACTTGGCGTTCAAATTGAAGTGATTGATAAATCAGGCGCTTGGTACAGTTATCAAGGCACACGTATTGGCCAAGGTAAAGAAAATGTCGGTGAATATTTACGTGAGCATCCTGAAATGGCGAAAGAAATTGAAGCGAAAATTCGCGCGCATTTTTTTGCAGCCACCAAAGTAGCCGCCTCTGATTCAGAAGCCGAAGAAATATAA